In Flexibacter flexilis DSM 6793, a genomic segment contains:
- a CDS encoding NUDIX hydrolase, with the protein MPIKQNIKVAVDAIVFGYAHDTLNVLLIKQKFGEMKNQWALVGGFVKDNETLLQAVNRELEEEAGLKVNYLEQLYTFGDELQRDPRFRVISVAYFALVNSQNLKPVADTDADEAKWFAINELPPLAFDHLAILQKAHQRLKAKLTYQPIGFDLLPDEFLFSELENLYCTILEKEIDRRNFHKKIDSFGIIEESEKPALKKVGRPAKFYRFNKQKYSQLYEEGFVFEIKFA; encoded by the coding sequence ATGCCAATCAAACAAAATATTAAAGTTGCGGTGGACGCTATCGTTTTTGGTTACGCGCATGATACGCTTAATGTGCTGCTTATCAAGCAAAAATTTGGAGAAATGAAAAATCAATGGGCTTTGGTGGGCGGCTTTGTCAAAGACAACGAAACACTTTTGCAGGCAGTAAACCGTGAGCTGGAAGAAGAAGCAGGTCTAAAAGTTAATTATCTGGAACAGCTCTACACCTTCGGCGACGAGCTGCAACGCGACCCACGTTTCCGTGTGATTTCGGTGGCGTATTTTGCCTTGGTCAATTCCCAAAACCTAAAACCTGTGGCCGACACCGACGCAGACGAAGCAAAATGGTTTGCTATCAATGAATTGCCGCCGCTGGCTTTTGACCATTTGGCTATACTCCAAAAAGCACACCAACGCCTCAAAGCCAAACTCACGTATCAGCCGATTGGTTTTGATTTGCTGCCCGACGAGTTTTTGTTTTCGGAGTTGGAAAATCTTTATTGTACCATTTTGGAGAAAGAAATAGACCGCCGAAACTTCCACAAAAAGATAGACAGTTTTGGCATAATAGAAGAATCCGAAAAACCTGCCCTTAAAAAAGTGGGTCGCCCAGCCAAATTTTATAGGTTTAACAAGCAGAAATACAGTCAGTTGTACGAAGAAGGCTTTGTATTTGAAATTAAATTTGCGTAA
- a CDS encoding hemolysin family protein → MVLDIIFTLFLVFLNGFFVAAEFAIVKVRASQVELMAKTGSSAALMSKQILSHLDAYLSATQLGITLASLALGWIGESVVAEMVLNIVHLLGLNITDALAHQIAVPIAFAVITILHIVFGELAPKSLAIQRPENITMLVAYPLRGFYIVFKPFIWMLNGLANTVLKIFGITPIHGEENHSPEELRYLVEQGKESGSIETANYEIIRNAFAFSDRMAKQIMVPRMRVVAINAALPDETIIEKMLEEGYSRIPVYRDSLDNIIGILYVKDVLAMMRREEKRPIIELIRPATFIPPYQKITKLLRQFQRDHLHIAIVTDEYGGTEGIITMEDIVEELVGEIQDEYDNETPIIENVGEAIYRILADAAVSDINKHIDRPLSENPEYDTIGGLLTYHFGRLPNVNEKIEVEDYEFVVLKKSKSNIILVQMRDTLPPEDKEE, encoded by the coding sequence ATGGTCTTAGACATCATTTTTACGCTTTTCCTTGTCTTTTTGAATGGCTTTTTCGTGGCAGCCGAATTTGCCATCGTGAAAGTAAGAGCATCGCAAGTAGAACTTATGGCCAAAACGGGCAGCAGTGCCGCCCTTATGAGCAAACAAATCCTCTCTCATCTCGACGCGTATCTATCTGCAACTCAACTTGGTATTACTTTGGCTAGTTTGGCCTTAGGCTGGATTGGTGAAAGTGTAGTAGCTGAAATGGTGCTCAATATCGTGCATTTGCTCGGCCTCAATATTACGGACGCATTGGCGCATCAAATTGCTGTGCCGATTGCTTTTGCCGTCATCACTATTTTACATATTGTTTTTGGGGAGCTTGCGCCTAAGTCTTTGGCGATTCAACGTCCCGAAAATATTACGATGCTTGTGGCCTATCCGCTACGCGGCTTTTACATTGTGTTCAAACCGTTTATCTGGATGCTCAATGGCTTAGCCAATACCGTTCTGAAAATTTTTGGGATTACGCCCATACACGGCGAAGAAAATCACAGCCCCGAAGAGCTGCGCTATTTGGTGGAGCAAGGCAAAGAAAGTGGCTCTATCGAAACGGCTAACTACGAAATTATCCGAAATGCCTTTGCTTTCTCTGACCGCATGGCCAAACAAATAATGGTGCCGCGTATGCGCGTGGTGGCCATCAATGCCGCGTTGCCAGACGAGACCATTATCGAAAAAATGTTGGAAGAAGGTTATTCACGTATTCCCGTGTATCGCGATTCGTTGGATAATATTATCGGTATTTTGTACGTGAAAGACGTGTTGGCCATGATGCGCCGCGAAGAAAAACGCCCTATCATTGAGCTAATACGCCCCGCAACTTTTATTCCTCCTTACCAAAAAATAACCAAGCTATTGCGCCAGTTTCAACGCGACCATTTGCACATTGCCATCGTAACGGACGAATACGGCGGCACGGAAGGCATTATCACGATGGAAGATATTGTAGAGGAATTGGTAGGCGAAATACAGGACGAATACGACAACGAAACGCCAATTATCGAGAATGTGGGCGAGGCTATTTACCGCATTTTGGCTGATGCTGCCGTAAGCGACATCAACAAGCACATAGACCGACCACTTTCGGAAAATCCTGAATATGATACGATTGGCGGGTTGCTGACTTATCATTTTGGGAGGCTGCCGAACGTAAACGAGAAGATAGAAGTAGAAGATTATGAGTTTGTAGTCTTGAAGAAATCGAAAAGCAATATTATTCTGGTGCAAATGCGCGACACGCTCCCGCCCGAAGACAAAGAAGAATAA
- a CDS encoding SpoIIE family protein phosphatase produces the protein MENSYKGLNQLFEQLYEVSHKIHSELDARMKVLAETSLVSETDKYGNITYVNEQLCRVSGYTQDELLGKPQNLLRHPETPEIVFREMWTTIKSGQVWKGTLRNRTKEGQTYWVQLTIAPVLDENGEPVKYIGVNFDITEQMQQRQIIADLLAEAEEHNQQLLMHQEELVQNIEEIRAIQESLKEKYRESEQIRSELDARVGVLNHAALVSETDAFGTITFVNDHFCKISGYSREELMGQPHSIVRHPETPSAIFRKMWATIKAGGIFQGTIKNQRKDGEPYWVQVTIAPVLDETGEPVRYIGVRFDITEQVLQQEAVQELLRETEAQNAELIRNREELRHKKQITDSINYAKRIQEALLPQSDLIHKRFPKSFILYKAKDIVSGDFYWFHTQPDFTAVAAIDCTGHGVPGAFMSVMANSLISEIIIDRNITSPDLVLDMLLEKVIRTLRQTEPDGQPHDGMDLGLCIIHHQTKTLEFAGANRPLYWIRDGIFNEIKGNAIPIGGWRYAGKKFTKHMIQIQEGDRFYLASDGYQDQFGGPNNRRFSAKRLHQVLASVQETPIHEQGDALSKIIMDWLGRNRQIDDILLLGFEV, from the coding sequence ATGGAAAATTCTTATAAAGGCCTTAACCAATTATTTGAACAACTGTACGAGGTTTCGCATAAAATTCATAGCGAACTAGATGCACGAATGAAAGTGCTAGCCGAAACTTCTTTAGTATCCGAAACCGACAAGTACGGGAATATTACCTACGTAAATGAACAACTGTGCCGAGTATCTGGCTATACGCAAGACGAGCTTTTGGGTAAACCACAAAATCTATTGCGCCACCCCGAAACACCAGAAATTGTGTTTAGGGAAATGTGGACAACAATAAAGAGTGGGCAGGTATGGAAAGGTACGTTGCGCAACCGTACCAAAGAAGGGCAAACATATTGGGTACAACTTACTATCGCACCAGTATTGGACGAAAACGGAGAGCCTGTTAAATATATTGGCGTAAATTTTGACATTACCGAGCAAATGCAGCAACGTCAAATTATTGCTGATTTGCTGGCTGAAGCTGAAGAGCATAACCAACAGTTGTTGATGCACCAAGAAGAATTGGTGCAAAATATCGAGGAAATACGAGCCATTCAGGAAAGTCTGAAGGAAAAATACCGTGAAAGTGAGCAGATTCGTAGCGAATTAGATGCACGAGTTGGTGTGTTAAATCATGCGGCTTTGGTGTCTGAAACAGATGCGTTTGGCACGATTACTTTTGTAAACGACCATTTTTGCAAAATATCGGGCTATTCGCGCGAAGAGCTCATGGGGCAGCCGCATAGTATCGTCCGACATCCAGAGACTCCTTCTGCTATTTTTCGGAAAATGTGGGCTACTATTAAAGCTGGTGGCATTTTTCAGGGGACTATCAAGAATCAGCGTAAAGATGGTGAACCCTATTGGGTACAAGTAACCATCGCGCCAGTACTCGATGAAACAGGCGAGCCTGTGCGTTACATCGGTGTACGCTTCGATATTACCGAACAAGTGTTGCAGCAAGAAGCCGTACAAGAACTTTTGCGAGAGACCGAAGCCCAAAACGCCGAGCTTATCCGCAACCGCGAGGAGCTACGACACAAAAAGCAAATTACGGATAGTATCAATTACGCCAAGCGCATACAAGAAGCATTGCTTCCGCAAAGTGATTTGATACACAAGCGTTTCCCAAAATCGTTTATTCTATACAAAGCCAAAGATATTGTAAGCGGTGACTTTTATTGGTTTCATACGCAACCCGACTTTACGGCGGTGGCCGCCATTGATTGTACGGGACACGGCGTACCTGGGGCTTTTATGTCCGTGATGGCCAATAGCTTAATTAGCGAAATTATCATTGACCGCAACATTACGTCGCCTGACTTGGTGCTGGATATGTTGTTGGAAAAAGTAATTCGCACACTACGCCAAACCGAACCTGATGGCCAGCCACACGATGGCATGGATTTGGGGCTTTGCATTATCCATCACCAAACCAAAACATTGGAGTTTGCGGGAGCGAATAGGCCGCTGTATTGGATTCGCGATGGTATTTTTAATGAAATAAAAGGCAATGCCATTCCGATTGGTGGCTGGCGATACGCAGGCAAAAAATTCACCAAGCATATGATCCAAATTCAGGAAGGAGACCGTTTTTATTTGGCTTCCGATGGCTACCAAGACCAATTTGGCGGACCAAATAATCGCCGTTTTTCGGCCAAGCGACTACATCAGGTATTAGCTTCTGTACAAGAAACCCCAATTCATGAGCAAGGCGATGCTTTGTCCAAAATTATTATGGATTGGCTGGGCAGAAATCGACAAATAGACGACATTCTTCTACTCGGATTTGAAGTATAA
- the prs gene encoding ribose-phosphate diphosphokinase, which translates to MMILNLDKNFKPLEGEEIQFEVFTFSGGEPHIKINPAFDTAAEVTITHRLNSFQDLGVLCLAVDALHRMDASVSKLIVPYFPAARQDRVMVAGEPLSVKVYADIINALGFKKVVVLDAHSEVTPALLHNCRVASNHKFVQRVMEQIGGNVTLISPDGGALKKIYKVSEFLGGAEVIECSKSRNVKTGQLTGFKVFADDLAGRNCLIVDDICDGGGTFLGLADALQKKNAGKLYLAVTHGIFTNGFDNLAQYFTHIFTTNSFRELSHKQLTQITLDKDLLS; encoded by the coding sequence ATGATGATTCTCAATTTAGACAAGAATTTTAAGCCTTTAGAAGGTGAAGAAATACAATTTGAAGTGTTCACGTTTTCGGGTGGTGAGCCACACATCAAAATAAATCCAGCATTTGACACGGCGGCAGAAGTTACGATTACGCATCGCCTTAACTCTTTCCAAGATTTGGGTGTGTTGTGTTTGGCAGTGGATGCTCTGCACCGCATGGACGCTTCTGTTAGCAAATTGATTGTCCCATATTTTCCAGCGGCGCGTCAAGACCGCGTCATGGTGGCGGGCGAGCCGCTTTCCGTGAAAGTGTATGCCGACATTATCAATGCGTTGGGTTTTAAAAAAGTAGTGGTATTGGATGCGCATTCGGAAGTTACGCCCGCTTTGTTGCACAACTGCCGAGTGGCCAGCAATCACAAATTTGTGCAACGCGTAATGGAGCAAATCGGCGGAAACGTAACATTGATTTCGCCCGACGGTGGCGCACTCAAAAAAATCTATAAAGTGTCGGAGTTTTTGGGTGGCGCGGAAGTGATAGAATGCAGCAAAAGCCGCAACGTAAAGACTGGACAACTCACAGGTTTTAAGGTTTTTGCGGACGATTTGGCAGGCCGAAATTGTTTGATTGTCGATGATATTTGCGACGGAGGCGGTACGTTTTTGGGCTTGGCCGACGCGCTACAAAAGAAAAACGCAGGCAAACTTTATTTGGCCGTTACACACGGAATTTTCACGAATGGGTTTGACAATTTGGCGCAATATTTTACCCATATTTTTACCACCAACTCGTTTCGGGAGTTGAGCCACAAGCAATTGACACAAATTACTTTAGACAAAGACTTGTTGTCGTAG
- a CDS encoding MGH1-like glycoside hydrolase domain-containing protein has translation MKQLLKSIALAIAFPTAAMAQQSTPIFQSEHFSLYANKIVQEKNEAKAISPLQLNSNYKSPLEGRMSRRISFKFAINGLDNEQGFGIDHHLVLLPKNNKVESIVYIFGEKDSQKAVIPAGVSDVLEPNTELTLRLDMRHVLASFKEKGFYQTHDGSQIAASDFKGVWVAGNAQPLNWDFGQPELQKHLQLQDPDGDGIYQIKLVFNKVEKPLKPLPIPSRTVKADLSKFPQYQSPQLLSDALYNMSLEEMQQNIRADGALMAGAKWEGVWTRDVSYSIILALAIADPEAAKRSLMQKLTADWRIIQDTGTGGSWPISSDRMIWALAAWEIYKVTGDKAWLSQAYSIIQNSVKADLATLANPQTGLFYGESSFMDWREQSYPAWADPRDIYKSQCLSTNIIHYQTYKVLASIAFEKGDTLLNQYNKIADSLQRSINTHLWNPKTGYYGQYLYGRNYLSLSPRSEALGEALAILSGVAPQDKQASIIQNTPVMEYGVPCMYPQVAEQSPYHNDAVWPFVQAYYMWAAADLKQGKAVEHSIASIYRQAALFLTNKENLVASTGDYLGTAINSDRQLWSVAANLSVVYRVFFGLRFNSDQLYFAPIVPKAWAGTRTLKGLKYCKSTLNITVKGFGSKIKTITMDGKSLPRPELDNTLQGTHNIVIELDNTDVPKGSQNIVKPLTSPATPHVLRNGKQIVWAAVPEATEYQVFINGKKVATQTQTSYNLDGDGEYQVLAVAKGADSFLSEPISNYEARNFFVQKYAGGALDIQFKVEKDGIYWLDFFYANGNGPINTDNKCAIRSVLVDGARQGAAVFPQRGSNDWTSKGFSNALPVKLTEGQHTLRLELQLTDANMNESQINEAHIEYLRVSQ, from the coding sequence ATGAAACAATTACTAAAGTCTATAGCATTGGCAATAGCTTTTCCGACAGCAGCTATGGCACAACAAAGTACACCAATTTTTCAATCCGAACATTTTTCGCTTTACGCAAACAAAATAGTACAAGAAAAAAATGAGGCGAAGGCTATTTCGCCGTTGCAACTTAACTCCAACTATAAAAGCCCGCTTGAAGGCCGAATGAGCCGCCGCATTTCATTCAAATTTGCTATCAATGGCCTTGATAATGAGCAAGGTTTTGGCATAGACCATCATTTGGTACTTTTACCCAAAAACAACAAAGTAGAATCCATTGTTTATATTTTTGGAGAAAAAGACAGCCAAAAAGCTGTAATTCCTGCGGGGGTTTCGGACGTGCTCGAACCCAACACCGAACTAACCTTGCGTTTGGATATGCGTCACGTGTTGGCCTCATTCAAAGAAAAAGGATTTTACCAAACCCATGACGGCAGCCAAATAGCAGCTTCCGATTTTAAAGGCGTTTGGGTAGCAGGCAATGCGCAACCGCTCAACTGGGATTTTGGGCAACCCGAATTACAAAAACATTTGCAGTTGCAAGACCCTGACGGCGATGGCATTTATCAAATCAAATTGGTTTTTAATAAAGTAGAAAAGCCGCTTAAACCGCTACCCATTCCGTCGCGCACGGTAAAGGCAGATTTGAGCAAGTTCCCGCAATATCAGTCGCCACAACTGCTTTCGGATGCGCTGTACAATATGTCGTTGGAAGAAATGCAACAAAATATTCGGGCAGATGGCGCGCTGATGGCTGGTGCAAAATGGGAAGGAGTTTGGACGCGCGATGTGAGTTACAGCATCATTTTGGCACTGGCCATTGCCGACCCAGAAGCCGCCAAACGCAGCCTCATGCAAAAGCTTACTGCTGACTGGCGCATTATCCAAGACACAGGAACGGGCGGCTCGTGGCCAATATCTTCCGACCGCATGATTTGGGCTTTGGCCGCTTGGGAGATATACAAAGTAACGGGTGATAAGGCTTGGCTTTCGCAGGCATATAGTATTATTCAAAATTCTGTAAAGGCTGACTTGGCAACACTAGCGAATCCTCAAACAGGTTTGTTTTATGGCGAATCCTCGTTTATGGACTGGCGCGAACAAAGCTATCCTGCATGGGCAGATCCTCGCGACATTTACAAGTCACAATGCTTGAGTACCAATATTATTCACTATCAGACCTATAAAGTATTGGCTTCTATTGCTTTTGAAAAAGGTGATACACTTTTGAATCAATACAATAAAATAGCCGATAGCCTTCAGCGCAGTATTAACACACATCTCTGGAATCCGAAAACTGGTTATTACGGACAATATTTGTATGGCCGCAATTATCTGAGCCTTTCGCCACGTTCGGAGGCTTTGGGCGAAGCCCTAGCCATTTTGTCGGGCGTTGCGCCACAAGACAAGCAAGCAAGCATTATCCAAAACACGCCCGTAATGGAATATGGCGTGCCGTGTATGTATCCGCAAGTAGCCGAACAATCGCCCTACCACAATGATGCAGTTTGGCCATTTGTGCAAGCGTATTATATGTGGGCCGCCGCCGACCTCAAGCAAGGCAAAGCCGTAGAGCACAGCATCGCCAGTATTTACAGGCAAGCCGCTTTATTTTTGACCAACAAAGAAAATTTGGTGGCTTCGACGGGAGACTACTTAGGCACAGCCATCAACTCTGACCGCCAACTCTGGAGCGTAGCCGCCAACTTGTCTGTAGTCTATCGCGTATTTTTCGGTTTACGATTTAATAGCGACCAATTGTATTTTGCACCTATTGTACCTAAAGCATGGGCAGGAACACGTACACTAAAAGGCTTAAAATACTGTAAATCAACTTTGAATATCACCGTCAAAGGCTTTGGTTCAAAAATCAAAACCATTACGATGGACGGAAAATCTCTCCCTCGTCCAGAACTTGACAACACGCTACAAGGTACGCACAACATCGTCATTGAGTTGGATAATACGGACGTACCCAAAGGCAGTCAAAACATTGTAAAACCGCTAACCTCTCCCGCTACACCTCACGTACTACGCAATGGCAAACAAATCGTGTGGGCTGCCGTACCAGAAGCAACCGAATATCAGGTATTTATTAACGGGAAAAAAGTAGCGACCCAAACCCAAACCAGCTATAATCTTGACGGCGATGGCGAGTATCAAGTTTTGGCAGTGGCTAAAGGCGCAGACTCATTTTTGAGCGAACCCATCAGCAACTACGAAGCTCGAAATTTCTTTGTACAGAAATACGCGGGCGGAGCTTTGGACATTCAGTTTAAAGTAGAAAAGGACGGAATTTATTGGCTTGATTTCTTTTATGCCAACGGAAACGGCCCTATCAATACGGACAATAAATGTGCGATTCGGTCGGTGTTAGTAGATGGAGCACGACAAGGTGCAGCAGTATTTCCGCAACGCGGCTCAAATGATTGGACAAGCAAAGGCTTTAGCAACGCACTTCCCGTGAAACTTACAGAAGGCCAACATACACTTCGTTTGGAGTTGCAATTAACAGATGCCAATATGAACGAAAGCCAAATTAATGAAGCACACATCGAATATTTGCGCGTTTCGCAATAA
- a CDS encoding nicotinate phosphoribosyltransferase, with protein sequence MNPLLLTDGYKVDHRRQYPNGTTLVYSNWTPRKSRLEGVNEIVLFGLQYFIKKYILEDFETYFFKQPKEKVVAEYRRRINNYLGENQVGTAHIEALHDLGYIPMVIKALPEGASVPVRVPMFTMYNTLPEFFWLTNYFETLVSAVVWQPCTSATVARQYRKILDKYAAQTSSVPEFVDWQCHDFSMRGMGGIDAAFTSASAHLLSFTGTDTVPSIDFLEKYYNANSDKELVGGSVAATEHSVMCMGTLDDELGTFKRLITEVYPKGIVSIVSDTWDLWKVLTEYLPKLKTEIATRDGKVVIRPDSGDPVDIICGNPNGKNENEKKGVVELLWDVFGGRVNDKGFKELIPQIGAIYGDSITLERATQICERLKIKGFASTNVVFGVGSYTYQYNTRDTFGFAMKATYGEVNSVGREIFKDPITDDGTKKSAKGLMCVVAENGSYVLKDQVTWEIEKTGELKEVFRDGKLLVDMSLSEIRARVKQSTK encoded by the coding sequence ATGAATCCTTTGTTATTAACTGATGGCTACAAAGTGGACCATCGCAGACAATATCCCAACGGTACTACATTAGTGTATTCTAACTGGACACCACGCAAAAGCAGGTTGGAAGGTGTAAACGAAATCGTTTTGTTTGGGCTACAATATTTTATCAAAAAATATATTCTGGAAGATTTCGAAACCTACTTTTTCAAACAACCCAAAGAAAAAGTAGTGGCTGAATATCGTCGCCGCATCAACAACTATTTGGGCGAAAACCAAGTAGGTACGGCGCACATTGAGGCCTTGCACGATTTGGGTTATATTCCGATGGTAATCAAGGCATTGCCAGAAGGTGCAAGCGTGCCAGTGCGTGTACCAATGTTTACGATGTACAATACTTTGCCAGAATTTTTTTGGCTTACCAATTATTTTGAAACCTTGGTTTCGGCGGTAGTTTGGCAGCCTTGTACGTCGGCTACTGTTGCCCGCCAATATCGCAAAATTTTGGATAAGTACGCCGCGCAAACCTCCTCTGTACCTGAGTTTGTGGACTGGCAGTGCCACGATTTTTCGATGCGCGGCATGGGCGGCATTGATGCTGCTTTTACTTCGGCAAGCGCACATTTGTTGAGTTTTACAGGCACGGATACAGTTCCCTCCATCGACTTTTTGGAAAAATACTACAATGCCAATTCGGACAAAGAACTGGTTGGCGGCTCAGTGGCTGCTACCGAACATTCGGTGATGTGTATGGGAACACTAGACGATGAATTGGGAACGTTCAAACGACTCATTACGGAAGTTTATCCGAAAGGCATAGTTTCCATTGTGTCGGATACGTGGGATTTGTGGAAAGTGCTGACCGAATATTTGCCCAAACTCAAAACTGAAATTGCGACAAGAGACGGCAAAGTCGTGATTCGCCCTGACAGCGGCGACCCTGTGGACATTATTTGCGGCAACCCGAACGGCAAAAATGAAAACGAGAAAAAAGGCGTAGTCGAATTGCTTTGGGACGTGTTTGGTGGCCGCGTAAACGACAAAGGATTTAAAGAATTGATTCCGCAAATTGGTGCGATTTATGGCGACAGCATCACGCTGGAAAGAGCTACGCAAATTTGTGAACGGCTGAAAATCAAAGGTTTTGCTTCCACAAATGTAGTATTTGGCGTTGGTTCGTACACTTACCAATATAACACCAGAGACACGTTTGGCTTTGCCATGAAAGCCACTTACGGCGAGGTGAACAGCGTAGGTCGCGAGATTTTTAAAGACCCCATAACCGACGACGGTACTAAAAAATCGGCCAAAGGCCTCATGTGCGTAGTAGCCGAAAATGGTTCGTATGTGCTCAAAGACCAAGTAACTTGGGAAATCGAGAAAACAGGCGAGTTAAAAGAAGTTTTCCGCGATGGTAAGTTGCTAGTAGATATGTCTTTGAGCGAAATCAGGGCAAGAGTAAAACAAAGTACCAAATAA